One Melospiza melodia melodia isolate bMelMel2 chromosome 1, bMelMel2.pri, whole genome shotgun sequence genomic window carries:
- the SLC6A20 gene encoding sodium- and chloride-dependent transporter XTRP3: MEKSRPLWDNPLQFVFACISYAVGLGNVWRFPYLCQMYGGGGFLIPYLIMLIAEGMPLLYLELAVGQRMRQGSIGAWKIISPYLCGVGVASVVVSFFLSMYYNVINAWAFWYLFHSFQDPLPWAICPLNSNRTGYEEECEKTSSTQYFWYRQTLNISPSLEASGSVQWEQALCLTLAWLVVYLCILRGTASTGKVVYVTASLPYCVLIIYLIRGLTLHGAVNGLVYMFTPKLEQLLNPKAWISAATQIFFSLGLGFGSLIAFASYNEPSNNCQRHAIIVSLINSTTSIFASIVTFSIYGFKATFNYESCINKVILLLLNAFDLEEGSLTADNLNEMKDYLMATYPQEYAQLAPQIKNCSLEAELDTAVQGTGLAFIVYSEAIKNMEVPQLYSVLYFFMLLMLGIGSMLGNTAAILTPLTDSRAIASRFPKEVISGVVCFVNCIIGLIFTMEAGNYWFDIFNDYAATLSLLLIVLVETIAVCYIYGIRRFEKDLYTMIGRKPNWYWKIMWAFVSPLLIISLFIFYITDYILTGTLQYQAWDATQGQLVTKDYPGYALAVIGLLVASSTMCIPVGALVTFVRKRLKRERVATVA; this comes from the exons GTGGCTTTTTGATCCCATACCTCATCATGCTGATTGCCGAGGGGATGCCGCTTCTGTACTTGGAGCTGGCCGTGGGGCAGCGCATGCGGCAGGGCAGCATTGGCGCCTGGAAAATTATAAGTCCCTACCTCTGTGGTGTTG GAGTTGCCAGTGTTGTCGTCTCCTTCTTCCTCTCCATGTACTACAATGTGATAAATGCCTGGGCCTTCTGGTACCTCTTCCACTCCTTCCAG gaccccctgccatgggccatCTGCCCCCTCAACAGCAACCGCACGGGCTACGAGGAGGAGTGTGAGAAGACTTCATCCACGCAGTACTTCTGGTACCGGCAGACCCTGAACATCTCCCCGTCGCTGGAGGCCAGCGGCAGCGTGCAGTGGGAGCAGGCGCTGTGCCTGACGCTGGCCTGGCTCGTGGTTTACCTCTGCATCCTCCGTGGCACCGCCTCCACCGGCAAG GTGGTCTATGTGACAGCCTCTTTGCCATACTGTGTTCTCATCATATACCTCATCAGAGGATTAACACTTCATGGAGCTGTGAATGGGCTCGTCTACATGTTCACACCAAAG ctggagcagctgttGAACCCCAAGGCCTGGATCAGCGCTGCCACACAGATCTTCTTCTCGCTGGGCCTTGGCTTTGGCAGCCTCATCGCCTTTGCCAGCTACAATGAGCCCTCCAACAACTGCCAGAGACACGCCATCATCGTGTCCCTCATCAACAGCACCACCTCCATATTCGCCAGCATCGTCACCTTCTCCATCTATGGCTTCAAGGCCACCTTTAACTACGAGAGCTGCATCAACAA GgtgatcctgctgctgctgaatgcTTTTGACCTGGAGGAAGGCTCTTTAACAGCAGACAACCTCAATGAGATGAAAGATTACCTCATGGCCACCTACCCACAGGAATATGCCCAATTAGCACCACAGATCAAAAACTGCAGCTTGGAAGCTGAGCTAGACACG GCTGTCCAGGGGACGGGACTGGCATTTATTGTCTATTCAGAGGCCATCAAAAACATGGAGGTGCCCCAGCTGTACTCTGTGCTCTACTTCTTCATGCTGCTGATGCTGGGCATTGGCAGCATGCTGGGGAACACGGCTGCCATCCTCACACCGCTGACCGACAGCAGGGCCATCGCCTCCCGCTTCCCCAAGGAGGTGATCTCGG GTGTTGTGTGTTTCGTGAATTGTATAATTGGCCTGATCTTCACCATGGAGGCTGGAAATTACTGGTTTGACATCTTCAACGACTACGCAGCCACCCTGTCGCTGCTGCTCATCGTGCTGGTGGAAACCATCGCTGTGTGTTACATCTATGGCATAAGGAG ATTTGAGAAAGATCTTTACACCATGATTGGACGCAAGCCAAActggtattggaaaattatgtgGGCTTTTGTTAGTCCACTGCTTATTATAAGCCTATTTATTTTTTACATCACCGACTACATCCTCACAGGAACATTGCAATACCAAGCATGGGATGCCACACAG GGGCAGCTGGTGACCAAGGACTACCCAGGCTATGCCCTGGCGGTGATCGGGCTGCTGGTGGCATCATCCACCATGTGCATCCCCGTGGGAGCACTAGTGACTTTTGTAAGGAAGAGACTGAAGAGGGAACGAGTCGCAACTGTTGCATGA